Within Candidatus Korarchaeota archaeon NZ13-K, the genomic segment ATGAGCAGCAGTATTATCGCAGCTCTCCCCTTCCAAGGCATCCGGGGGATCAGCTGTAAAACTTTTTAAGCGCGGCGCCCCCGGGACGCCGATGAGGGAAAGCTTGCTTCTGCTGGTGATACTCCTCCCGATCCTCCCGGCACAGGCCGGATCCCATGGGGGGCCTAGCGTCGCCATAGTTAGCAATGAGGCAGACAAGCCAACTGCTCTCTTCATAGGAGGTCTTCTAAGTGAGTCCAATGTTCCATTCGATATTATTGGCCCGAAGGACTTCGCTAAGGCCCTGGAGAGGTACGAAGTCATAATAATACTAGGTGGACCGAGGGCCTACGATGGGATCGGCGAGATAGCCGCCAACTACATACCCCCGGATAACGCCACTGCCCTGATCAACGAGCCCAGGACCTTCCTCATATCAGTTTATGAGGGAGGGAAGGAGATAATAGTCATAGCGGGTCACACGAGGAGGGAGACGAGCGAGGCAGTTCCCTACTTCTTCAAGGACCCCATAAGGGTCAGCAGGCTCTGGAGGTGGGCGGGCTATCCCGTTGACTTCAGGGATGGGAGCTACGCCGTCTACTACAGGGAGAGGTACCTTTACGACAACGAATCCATGAGCTTCTACCCAGTTCCCTGGGGAAGCGAGGTCATCAGGGCGACTAAGGTGAGCATAAACGGGACCGAGCTCTTCAACCTGACCTACAGGTCAACCTACCTCTACCTAGGGGTGAACTACACCTCCGTGAATTACTACCTCGTCGATGAGCTCTGGAGACCGAGGAGCTGCTCCTTCGTCGACATGATGGACGGCAGGGTCTCGAGGAGGATCGATGAGTGCCCCTCCACTTATTCTAGCACCCTTGGAGGGGCCACCGTTTACCTCACCTTCAAGATGGAGAGCCAGGGGAACAGGACGCACTTCGAGATCTCGGGGAAAAGTGTGAGCAGATCCATCTCCTACCGGATAGGAGACAGGCAGTTGAGGGCAGTCCTCATCCTGAAGTACGCGATGAGGTACCCGGGCTGGGAGGCCCTGGCCCCATTCGAGCTCCTCTACGTGAACCCATCCGTCCCCTTCGGTGGGAGGGTGGTAGAGGTGAGCAACAGGTTCATGAACGGTGAGGTCGTCACGGAAACTGTCACCAAGCTCTACCAGTACAGGCCATGAGGGTGGGAGCATGCAGGTGACCTCGCTTAAGCTGAGGCTCTCCGATCTCCTCTGCCTGACGAAGCCGAAGCAGACCTTCCTTCTCCTCCTGACGTCCGTTTTCACCTACCTGGGCGCCGGGGGAACTAGAGCTGATGCACTGATAATGCTCACCGCATGCATGCTGCTCTCAATATCCGGCACCACCTCGATAAACATGGCCCTGGATGCGGACATAGATGCGATGATGGATAGGACGAGGAACAGGCCAGTTCCTGCAGGCAGGATATCGAAGTGGGAAGCTCTTCTCTTTGGAACACTCCTCTTCTCCGTGGGACTTGCCCTTTCCTCCCTGATAAACCTCTGGGTGGCCTTCTCCACTGCCCTGGGCATGGTCTTCGACATAGCGGTCTACACGCTCTGGACGAAGAGGAGGACCCCCCTCTCCATAGTCCTCGGCGGCGTCGCTGGGGCCGCTCCCTCCCTGGCAGGCTGGGCGGCCGCGAGGGGGGAGCTTGAGGCGCAGGCCATTCTCATAGCGCTCATGACGATCCTCTGGATACCCTCCCACATATGGTACATCTCCATACACTACTTGGAGGACTACGCGAGCGCCCGCGTGCCCATGGCGCCGGTCGTATGGGGAGTTGAGAGGACATCAAGGCTCATAGTCGCATCAAACATCATCCTGCTCTCCACTCAGATAATCCTCTTCATCATAGGACCATTCGGCCCTGTCTTCCTCCTTCTCTCGGTCCCAATAACGCTGAGGTTCCTCTATCACTCGATCAGGTATGCTAGGAGACCTGAGAGGGGGGAGGCGAGGAGGATGTACAAGGTGGCCAGCCCCGTCGAGGGGATCATCTTCCTGGGGATAGCCCTTGATGGGCTGATTAGATCACTCCTGTGACCTCGGTGGCATGCCCCTCGCCCCGGGAATTCAAGTGCTGAGGCCCCCGAGCCCGGAGCGGCCAGCCGCCATCTTGAGGGCTAACCTGAGGGGCCCAGCTAACCTTTTAAATTTCCCGGGGAAAGCTGCTTCCCAATGGAAGCGCGACTGAGGGATCTCATCACTCCCCTACTGATCTGCCTGGCGCTCCTGATAGCTCTCAGCTTCCCCCTGGACCTCGGGCTCTACGAGGTTCCCCTCCTGGCAGTTCCCCTCCTAGCCCTGCTCCTCCTCGGCACCGAGCCCGAGGTGAGGATGAGGCGCCCCGCGATCGAGCTCGGCCTGGCCCTCCTCCCACCGATCCTCCTGGCCCTATGCCTGATCTCCCCACCACCATACAGCCCTCTCATCCTCATCCCCTTCCTCTCATGCATCTTCATCCCCCTCGCTCCCTTCTCATCCAGGGACCCCTGGGAATCCCTCGGCTTCTCCTTCTCGCTCAGTGGAGCGATGCTCGCCTTCCTGATGCTCCTCCACAGGACCTTCCCCCTCCAGCCGCTTTGGATCATCGCCCCGGTTTCGCTCGTCGTGAGCGCTACCTCCGTCTACCTGACCCTGAGGGGGAGGAGTCTCTGGAAGGATCTAGAGCCGAAGCTAGATGGATACATCGCTCTTATCCTGCTGCTGGCTTTCTTCTTCCTCCTGGAGCTCGCTCTGGCCTACCCTAACATATTCAGGTTAACGACGAACGACATACTATACCACCAGGACAGGGCTTGGGAGCTCGCTGAAAGACCCAGCGGATATGATGCATGGAACTACCTTGGGTTCCACTCCCTGCTGGGCTCCGTTTACCTTATCACCGGGGCTGACTCCTTCAGCGCAATCCTCACGGTCATCCCAATGAACCTGATAGCCTTCCTCCTCGTGGCCTCCTCATTCTCCAAGCTGAGGTGGAGGGGGGAGGCCCTGTTCATCTGGAGCCTCTTCACTAGCCTGGGCTTCCTCGCCGCGATTAGGTACGGCACGGATTACAACGGCCTGGACAAGGCCAATGAGTACTCCTACAGGTCCCTGATATGGAGCCATCCGATCTTCTTCTGGGGGCTCCCATTGACGCTCGCCATAGGGCTGCTGGCCTTCTCGCTCTACTCCGATCTATACGTCGAGGGCAGGCGGAAGATCATCTACATATTCTCATCAACCCTATTCGCCTTCCTGGTTCACGTTGCCGAGGCCCTCGTGTTCGCTGCATACCTTGCGGTTGCATCGCTCCTCCTGGGCGGGAGGAGGAGCTCATCCCTCGCGGTCACGCTCACCGGGTTGATCCTCTACTCGCTATACCTCACGCCAGGGGTTTACAGGGGGACGGCCGCCTCCAGCTCCCTCTACCTCCTGCTAGCTGGCCTCCTCTCACTGGCGCTCAACGAGGCTAGGGAGAGGTACCTCGGGGGAGCTCATGAGAGGCTAATCGCATTCCTCTCTGGTAGGCGCGATGCCCTCATCTCGATCCTCCTGGCCCTCTACGCATCCGGCCTGATTGTCTGGCAGCTCCACCTGGGAGAGGTGAAGGTTAGCGATATTTTCTACCTGGGCCACGTTCCTTGGTTCTTCTACCCGAACCTCATAGGAATCTCCGGTTTGCTGGCTATAATCTCGCTCAGGTTCAAGCTGGATCGTTGGATGCAGAGCTACGCCCTCTTCGCGCTCACCAGCCTCCTGACGGGCAGGCTGGTCACCTACCTCAGGGTATCTGGGTTCAGCTTCCCCTACTGGGAGTACAGGTTCCCCCTCTACGCGGCCTTGGGCATCGCTGCCCTGGCATCCCCCCTCCTCAGGAGGATGCTGGACCTCTCAAGGGGCTCAAGGCTTTGGGCATTCCTGCTGGCCCTCCTCGTGGTCACTGGTTTCTCATCGACGGCCCTGAGCGTTCAGAGGTGGAACCAGCTGAACAAGACGGCCTCAGGCTCCATACTACCGGCTGATTTCGATTTCGCCGTTAAGGAGAGCCTGAGAGGTCTCGATCGTCCGGTGCTGACCCTCTCATACTACTCATCCACGGTGGCATCGCTCATGCACGCCAGTAGCATGAGGCAGCTCTCCCCCTGGATCTCGGAGGGACCGGAGGTTCCCCTGATCACGCTAAGAAGCATAGCAGATGATGATATTGCTGTCCTCACGACCCTGGGTGATGTCGCACTTCTCAATGGGGAGAACGCCACCTACAACTACCTCTTCATGTTCCTGGGGCCAATCCTGAGCGCGCCTTCCGTTGAGACGATAGAGCTCTCCGAGCCCCCCTCACCGAATGCCAGCGCATCCCTCATCCTCCCGGCCGACACCTACCTGAGGAGGAGGAGCCTCATAGCCTACGAGCTCATCAGGAGGGGGCTCCCTCCGCACTCCATATACCTTAGCGACGACCCGGGGGCACCGGCTGGGGTGTGCATAGGTCCAAGCTCGGCCAATCAGACCATCCGAGAGGAGATACCGAGTGACAAGGGGGATCTCAGGTGGCTCTACCTGAAGGGGGATTTCTCCAGGGCTGAGAA encodes:
- the cyoE gene encoding protoheme IX farnesyltransferase, which produces MQVTSLKLRLSDLLCLTKPKQTFLLLLTSVFTYLGAGGTRADALIMLTACMLLSISGTTSINMALDADIDAMMDRTRNRPVPAGRISKWEALLFGTLLFSVGLALSSLINLWVAFSTALGMVFDIAVYTLWTKRRTPLSIVLGGVAGAAPSLAGWAAARGELEAQAILIALMTILWIPSHIWYISIHYLEDYASARVPMAPVVWGVERTSRLIVASNIILLSTQIILFIIGPFGPVFLLLSVPITLRFLYHSIRYARRPERGEARRMYKVASPVEGIIFLGIALDGLIRSLL